Below is a window of Staphylococcus succinus DNA.
ATATAACTGTATATGGCGCTGAAGATTAATTGTGATACATAAAAGGCTTATTGCATACTTTTAGTGGATGCGATAAGCCTTTTTTATTTAAACATAGCAAATAAAGCTATGAGGTAGTTTTAAATGATCTCCCCGTTTTCTTTACGTTCATTAAACTTACGAAGTAGGGTTTCAAAAAATATATGATAGCTTATAAAACTAGAATAGTCCGTCCCATCCTCTAAATAAAATGTATTGCTAGAAACATAAATATTATAATTCGCTCGTTGAGCAAGCATATTATCTTTTAAAGTAGTCACTGAAATAAAGTAATTTTGGCGTAGTTGCAATAAATTCGTAATATCTGACAGTTGATGGGATTCTCCTGACAGTGAAATGATGAAAAAGATGTCTTTAGATGTTGCTTTATTTAAAATCATTTTAAATTCATGTATATCATGTAATACGATAATGTTTTTATGTATGGTGAGGAAGATTCTTTGTGCTTCTTGCGCGACATTCATTTGTGCTAAACCTGTACCATATAGATAAATGGTTTCTGATTGATTAATTTTATTAGTGACCAGTTCAAAGTCGATACGATCTAAATATGAAAATGTATTTTCAATTTCTTGTTTAAATCCTTCAATAGAATCAGAAGGAAGTTGATGAGATTGCTCAGCTTCGAATTTTAAATAAGATTTAAAATCACTATATCCATCAAAGCCTAATTTGCGTGTGAAACGATGAATTGTAGCATTGGAAGCATGCGTATGCTCAGCCAAGTCTTGTATTTTCATTGTCTTACAAGCCTTTATATGTGTGTTGATAAAATGAGCAATATGTAAGTCATTTTCGTTTAATTTATTAAAATTATTATTAATACGACTGTCTAAAAACATTAGATCACCTCGCGCTTCCTGAAAATATTTTCACATATTGAAAATATAATCTGATTATACAAAATTATTCGGAATGGCGTCAAACTATTGTTTAAATGTAAGCGTTACCTTTATGATTAAAATAAGAATTAAAAGCATTGATTGCAGCGTTAAATATTATTTTTGAAATATTGTAGCTGTATCATTCATTTACAATGTAAGTGAGTC
It encodes the following:
- a CDS encoding MurR/RpiR family transcriptional regulator, whose product is MFLDSRINNNFNKLNENDLHIAHFINTHIKACKTMKIQDLAEHTHASNATIHRFTRKLGFDGYSDFKSYLKFEAEQSHQLPSDSIEGFKQEIENTFSYLDRIDFELVTNKINQSETIYLYGTGLAQMNVAQEAQRIFLTIHKNIIVLHDIHEFKMILNKATSKDIFFIISLSGESHQLSDITNLLQLRQNYFISVTTLKDNMLAQRANYNIYVSSNTFYLEDGTDYSSFISYHIFFETLLRKFNERKENGEII